The Oncorhynchus masou masou isolate Uvic2021 chromosome 6, UVic_Omas_1.1, whole genome shotgun sequence genome has a window encoding:
- the LOC135541148 gene encoding tumor necrosis factor receptor superfamily member 5-like gives MLNIMETQYIQMTIICLLCFWTMGLAADLQCNDMYEKDGRCCGLCPPGTFLKKHCTTHAKTECGDCPADSYSEFSDRLENCQPCLKCQQVYARACTPTANANCLCGSGFLCSDHVCSNCEKEKRCRKGEELKRTGSREYTWKCVPCSNNTYSDTEQGHCKPLTQCDTHGFIVIFPGNKTHNSKCGIYEQGNKEDGHYILAIGLFFFAVVLLVFLTYACIRRIRHKPNANIHRFPLSKEESGSQLIQQAETKDNGSQILLSMASISTV, from the exons ATGCTTAACATTATGGAAACTCAATACATACAGATGACAATCATATGTCTTCTGTGTTTTTGGACTATGGGTTTAGCAGCGGATCTACAATGCAATGATATGTATGAAAAAGATGGCAGATGTTGTGGACTTTGTCCACCAG GCACATTTTTGAAGAAGCACTGCACCACTCATGCCAAAACCGAATGTGGTGACTGCCCAGCGGACTCCTACTCTGAGTTCAGTGACCGCTTAGAGAACTGTCAACCATGCCTCAAATGCCAACAGG TCTATGCAAGAGCATGCACCCCAACCGCAAACGCAAACTGTTTGTGTGGCTCTGGTTTCCTGTGCTCAGACCATGTCTGCTCAAATTGTGAAAAGGAAAAGAGATGCCGCAAGGGAGAGGAACTGAAGAGAACAG GTTCCAGGGAATACACTTGGAAATGTGTCCCATGTTCTAATAACACATACTCTGACACCGAACAGGGTCACTGCAAACCATTGACACA GTGTGatacacatggatttattgtgatctTCCCTGGGAACAAGACCCATAACTCAAAATGTGGTATATATG AGCAAGGAAACAAAGAGGATGGGCATTACATTCTGGCCATTGGCCTCTTCTTCTTTGCTGTCGTCCTCTTGGTGTTCCTCACTTATGCCTGCATCAGGAGAATCAGGCACAAGCCTAACGCTA ATATACATCGCTTCCCACTGTCAAAAGAGGAGAGTGGAAGCCAGCTCATCCAGCAGGCTGAAACCAAGGACAATGGCAGCCAGATTCTGCTGTCCATGGCGAGCATCTCCACTGTGTGA
- the LOC135542241 gene encoding ADP-ribosylation factor-like protein 8B-A gives MLTLINRLLDWFKSLFWKEEMELTLVGLQYSGKTTFVNVIASGQFSEDMIPTVGFNMRKVTKGNVTIKVWDIGGQPRFRSMWERYCRGVNAIVYMVDAADHEKVEASRNELHNLLDKPQLQGIPVLVLGNKRDLPSALDEKQLIEKLNLAAIQDREICCYSVSCKEKDNMDITLQWLIQHSKSQRN, from the exons ATGCTGACACTTATAAACCGGCTTTTGGACTGGTTTAAGTCCCTCTTTTGGAAAGAGGAGATGGAGTTAACCCTGGTTGGACTTCAATACTCGGGGAAAACGACATTTGTTAATGTGATAGCT TCTGGGCAATTTAGTGAAGACATGATCCCAACAGTCGGATTCAACATGAGGAAGGTCACAAAAGGCAACGTTACCATCAAG GTCTGGGATATAGGAGGGCAGCCGAGGTTCAGGAGCATGTGGGAGCGCTACTGTCGGGGAGTTAACGCAATTGT atATATGGTGGATGCAGCAGACCATGAGAAGGTGGAAGCTTCCAGAAATGAGCTACACAATTTGTTAGACAAGCCTCAGTTGCAAGGAATTCCT GTTTTGGTGCTTGGCAACAAAAGAGATCTCCCCAGTGCTCTAGACGAGAAGCAGCTCATTGAAAAACT GAACTTGGCAGCTATTCAAGACAGAGAGatttgctgctactctgtttcCTGCAAAGAGAAAGACAACATGG ATATCACACTGCAGTGGCTCATCCAACACTCAAAATCTCAGAGAAACTGA